The genomic window CCAAAAATTTTTAACTGAGTTAACAGCCAACCTACTACTCCATAACCAGGTTGAAACATCCATTTAAACACTAATGCAGCAGCAACATTAGGCATTGCCCATGCAGCTACAAGAACAATGGACATAATCACCCTTACTACTGCAGATTGTTTAAACATGGTTTGCGCAACCCACATCCCTATGAGCACGCTAGTAATAACGAGAAATGCAGCAAAAGCAATTGTGATTCCTAGAGAATAGTAGAATCCTTTGTCTGCAAAAAGAGTTAAATATTGCTGAATACCAACGAATTCGAATTCTCCAGTGAACAACGATCTAGCATTAAAATTGCTAAGAGATGCTACAACAAGCATAAGTAGAGGCAAAATAACCAACACTATAAGTAATATGCAAGCTGGAAGTAGCATTAGAGCTGGAACTATTTTACTAGCACTTTTACTAGCAGATTTACTAGCAGATTTACTACTATAATTTTTGCTAACTTTTAGGAGCCTCATAAGTCACCACCAACCTGATTATGAGAGAAAATCTCTTGTGCATGGTCATGAAATACGCGTGCTGCTTGCAAAACAGATTTTGCAGACATAGCAGATGAAGCGAATAATTCTTTGAGAGAACCATCTGCTTCGATAGTTGACCATCCAGGAGCTGCAGGAGTTGATTGAGATACTCTAGCTGTTTCGAAGAATCCTTTTTGCACCTCGTCTAAATCGCGAGAATGTAAATATTCATCCAACAAGTCAATACTATTAGGAAGCCAACCATCGTGTTCCACTATCCACTTACGCTGAATTAAAGGGCTTGCAGCAATGCGTATCCATTTTAATGCCAACGCAACGTTGCTACTTCTAGACGGTATTGCCCAGTCTGAACCAGCAAGAACAGAAGGTTGTATACCCTTACCATTTATGCTTGGCATTGGAAATGTGGCAAAATCTTTTCTAGAAAGAGATGGATTAATTGAGATTGCCTTTGTAACAGCTGCACTATTTGTCAATACTGCTGAAGCTTTTTGTTGAGCTAGTATTTGCGCTTGATCAGGATTATTTATTTCTGCAGATCTTGATGCTTCTGTTGAGAATGCGTTTTGAAAATCTGCCCATTTTTTAAGTCCTTGTAAGGTTTTCTTACTTATTGCAGACGAATGCCATTGCATTCCATTGAATGAAGCTAAGCTTCCACCACAATCCCAAACAAATTGCATTCCAGCAAACCAATTCTGTCCTGGAAGATACATTGCACTAAAATCCGCTTCATTTTTGTGAGCTTGTTTTATTGTGTTAAGTGCAGAAATCAGCTGAGTAAAAGTTGTTGGCTGATTTGTTATTCCAGCTGAAGACCATATGCGTTTGTTGTAAATAACAACTCTAGATGCTGCAAATGCTGGGACAGCATACAGCTTATCTTTATAAATAGCTGGCTCTCGTAATCCTTTAAGCCAACGTTTACCTTGTGAAAGCATTTTTTCGTGTTCTGTTATATCTAGTAATCCTCCACTTGCTGCAAAATCCGCTATTTTTGTATTACCAATATCAACAACATCTGGCGGACGAGATGTAGATAATGCAGTTGTAAGTTTTGTAGAAATACCGTCCCAGGGCTGAACTTGTACATGTACTCGCACGCCTGTTTGTGCTTCAAACTGTTTGTTGATTGCGTTAAGTGTTTCTTTTGTAAAATCGTCTTGCATAACCCACACTGTTATGCCATTTTTGGATGAGGATTGGGAAGATACGCTGCTTGTTGGCGCTCCTATAGAGCATCCACTAAGCATTATTGCCATTGCTAGCGTAATAACCGCATAAGCAGTACACTTTCCGTATATTCGTCTCATGCGCGCTCCTTGAAAACATATTTGACTTCGCACCATTGCTTAAGCCGTATTACTATTCTACACCTTCATAAGTACGATTTCCGCACTTATTAAATTTTGTAAAATACATGCAAAAAATGAATCAAATAGTTTATAAGACAAAGAGCGACACGCTCATAACTGTTGGAATTAAAACGATTCGACGACAAAGTTTGATTTTTGATAATTTAAATGCGATGATAGATATACTTTATTTTTTAACCAATAATTAGAAAGTAAAGCGAACTAAATATGTTCAGTGAAGAACCCTATACATAACATAAGCCAAACAAAAAGTTCATTGATGAACAACAAACAAAGGATAAAAATGGCTAGAAATACAATGATGGATTTTTTGTCCAATAAACTTGCGCCGTTTGGCGAAAAAGTCGCAGCACAACGGCATTTGAAAGCATTGCGTGAAGGCGTGCTTATGGCAATGCCTCTTGTACTTATTGGTTCCATTTTCACATTAATTGGAAGCTTCCCTATTGAAGCGTGGACCAAATGGCTTCACACACACGGCGAATTAGATGCTTTACTTAGCACTATGGCAAACAATTCCTTTGGATTAATCGGTCTAGCAACCGCATTTGGAATTTCATACAGACTTGCAGAATCATACAAAACAGACGGACCTTCTGCAGGAGTTCTTGCAATCGGCGCATTCCTTCTCGTAACTCCACCAATCGCAAGCAAAGAAGGAGCAAACGGCATTCCTTACGGACTTATTGGCGGAAAAGGTTTATTCACAGCAATTGTTATAGCCTTCATAACCGCAGAAATATATCGCCAGTTTATTCAACGTAAATTCACAATTAAAATGCCAAAAAGCGTTCCAGAAGCTGTTGGACATTCGTTTGCAGCACTCGTGCCAGGAACAGTAATAATTGTTCTATTTGCAATAGTAACAAAAGTTTTGCAAGTCACAGGAATTGGCAGCCTCAATAATCTTCTCGCTATTATAGTTGGAACTCCATTAGCTCTTATTGGTGCAACACTTCCAGGAACATTCGTTGCCGTACTCCTCAACTCCGTATTCTGGTTCTGTGGCGTAAACGGCGGTCAAGTTGTTGGTTCTGTTATGAACCCAATCTGGCTTCAGCAAGCCGACGCCAATCGTATTGCTTTGCAAGCTGGTCACGCGCTTCCTAACATCATCACTGCACCGTTCATGGATTTGTTCGTGTACATGGGTGGCGGCGGAGCAACAATCGGTCTTGCGCTCTGCCTTCTCTTCTTCTCAAGGAGCCGCGAATACAAAACATTGGGTCGCATTTCAGGCATACCAGCATTGTTCAACATCAACACTGCTATCCTCTTCAGCTTCCCAACCGTTCTCAATCCTATTATGATCTTCCCATTCATCTTTACGCCTATCATCAATGCTGTAGTAACATACGGCGCTATGGCAACAGGATTAGTTCCTTACACCACTGGTGTCGCACTACCATGGACGACTCCACCAATCATCGGCGGATTCCTTGCTACAGGAAGCTGGCAAGGTGCTATATTACAAGCACTGCTTGTAGTACTATCCTTTATAATCTACTTCCCATTCTTCAAGGCAGCAGACGCAGCTCATTCTAAGGCTGAAAAGGATTTAATGGATAGCAAGAACAGCGCTACTTCTAAGGAGGATTAATTAACATGTTGTCTAAGACACTATATGTTCAAGCTAATCCTAATACTGGTGAATTTATTTACAATGAGATGGAACGCCTCTGCAAAAGAATGTTTGGCATGAAAATAACGCCTGCAAGCACACTAGAAGAGGCAGATTTCAAGCTTTTATCCGACGAGCAGAAGCAACGTGCGAATCTAAAAGATGCTTTTAGCTTGAAAGTGACTAGCGCAAAAATCTCAATTCACACTAATACAGATGTAGCACTATTAATTGCCGTTTACAGGTTTGCTTACGAGTTTGGAGCAAGATTCCTAAGACCAGGCAGAAGCAACGAAATACTACCTTCTCTTAGCGAAGAAGACTTTGAAAAGGCAAATATTCAACTTGATGAAACGGCGAGTTTTGCTCATAGAGGTGTATGCATCGAAGGAGCCGACAAGATTGAGAACATAGTCGATTTCATTGATTGGCTTCCTAAAATTGGCATGAATAGCTTCTTTATACAATTTGAAAACCCGTACCCATTCCTCAAACGTTGGTATGAGCACGAGTTTAATCCGTATCAAGAGAAAGAGCCATTCAGCATTGATATTGCGCAACAAATGAGTGATTCTGTTGATGAAGCAATGCAAAAGCGCGGTATTGTTCAGCATAGAGTTGGACACGGTTGGACTGGTGAAGTTCTAGGATACTCCTCAAAATACGGCTGGGAGTCAGGCGTTAGTCTTCCAGAAGACAAAAAACCACTAGTAGCCGAAATTGCAGGGAAACGAGAACTGTTTAACGGCGCTCCAATATTAACGAGTCTGGATTTTGCAAATCCAGAAGTAACTAAGCAACTTGTTGATATTGTTGTATCGTACGCTCAAGAACATTCAGACGTAGATTATCTGCACGTATGGCTGTCTGACGCTTGCAACAATATTTGTGAATGTGAAGAATGCAAAAAGACGTTCCCTTCCGATCAGTACGTTGATTTTCTTAACGCGCTTGACAAAAAACTTACGGAAAAAGGTTTTGACACTCATATTTGCTTCTTGCTTTACCACGAATTATTGTTTGCACCAGAGCATGCGAAAATTGCTAATCCAGAACGTTTCACCATGATGTTTGCACCAATTAGTAGAACGTTTGAAAAAAGTTACGCAGACGTTGACTACAAGAATGGTATTCCACAAACTGAAGCCTACAATCGCAACAATACAGTTATGCCGAACTCGCTAGAAGAAAATCTAAGCTACCTGTTTTCTTGGAAAAAAGCCTTCCAAGGAGATGGATTTGTGTACGATTATCCACTCGGACGAGCACATTATGGCGATTTAGGGTACATGGCTATAAGTTCAACTATTTACCGCGATATTGCACATCTTAGTAAGTTAGGATTAGATGGATACATTTCTTGCCAAGAGCTTCGAGCAGGATTCCCACATAATTTCCCTAATTATGTTATGGGATCCATGCTGTGGAACAATACGCGCACTTACGATGATATAAAGCAAGAATACTTTGCATCACTGTATGGCAATAGTTGGAAAACTGCTGTAGATTGGCTGCAAACCGTTTCTTACCTTTCTTCATGCGATTATTTCAACGCCATTGGTGAAAGAATTAATCTAAAGCAAAGCGAACAGTTCAATGCCATTGCTTGCCTAGCGGACTCAATGGTAACAACTATTTCTAAACAGATAAGTAATGAAACTGGTCACATTGCTAACGAATGGTTGCTTCTCTCTTGGCATCGTGAATACGTTAAGAAACTTTCCCAAGCATTGCGAGAAATTTCTTGCGGACACAACGAACAAGCCCAACAATATTGGTACGAATTCCTTGATTTTATTAGAAGGGAAGAAAACAATATTCAACCGAATCTTGATGTTTACAGAGTAATCGAAGTAGCTAAAAACTACGCTGGATTCAAGCTTTAATCAAAAATAATCCAAAAGATCAATAAATTACCATTAAGAAGTGCCTTTGATCGTTTCTACAGGTTGAAAAACAAGTAGAGACTTTCAAAGGCACATTTTGTTTATGCGTTTATTTGTTTATATATTATTTGTTTATACGTTATATGCTATTTATGCACAATATTTATACACAATTCCTAAGGCGATACTACTTAAGGCATACACCATTTAAGGCAGATACTACAAAATTCGCTCACCACTTGATGACGGTACAGCCGAAAGAGCGCGCGGAGCAGCAAAACCACGTTTTGCAAACTCATCAGCAATAGCCTGAGCAATCGGCTTAGCCCTATTAGTATCAACTAAAGCAATAATGGAACCACCAAATCCGCCGCCAGTCATGCGAGCGCCATAAGCTCCCTCATTGCGAGCCACATCAACAGCAGTATCGAGTTCTGGAACAGTAACCTCATAATCATCTCTTAATGAATTATGTGACTGGTTCATCAATTCTCCCGCAAGAGTAATGTCTGTTTTATGGAAAGCCTCAACAAACTCTCGAACGCGATTTATTTCCGTAACAACATGACGCACTCTTCTCATCATTGTTTCGCCACCAAGTTTCTGCACTCGATTAAGAGTATCTTGTAAAGTCTGCTGTGAATCCTCACTATTAGAAATAGAATCAGCAACAGCACGCAAAGATGACACATTAAGCGCTTGAGCAGCCTCTTGACACATCATTCGACGAGCAGCATATTGACCATCATTAAGCTGATGAGGAGCGCAAGTATCTACAACCAGTAGTTCTAGATTATTCGCCGCCAAATCAAACGGCTGCTGGCTCACGCTTTGTAATGGCGTCAAATCTTTCTTGCAGTCCAACAGAAGCGCATTACCTTCAACACATCGCAAAGAAGCATTTTGATCCAAGCCTCCAGTTGAAGCTCCAGCCATTTCATTCTCTGCCATAATCGCCGCATGAATAAGCTGCACGCGCCCAACATCCGAATCAGATAATCCTAAGTCAAATGCATCACTTAAAGCGAGCGCAATAGAACATGTCATTGCTGCAGAAGAGCTTAAGCCTGATCCAAGCGGAACGCATGAAACAAACGCAGCATCAAAACCACGTACCTTTAAGTAGCCTGCTTTACGCAATGCCCACGCCACTCCAATAGCGTATGCCGCCCAACCTTTTACATCTCCAGCATGTAGATGATCAAGATCCGCTTGTTC from Gardnerella vaginalis ATCC 14018 = JCM 11026 includes these protein-coding regions:
- a CDS encoding carbohydrate ABC transporter permease, coding for MRLLKVSKNYSSKSASKSASKSASKIVPALMLLPACILLIVLVILPLLMLVVASLSNFNARSLFTGEFEFVGIQQYLTLFADKGFYYSLGITIAFAAFLVITSVLIGMWVAQTMFKQSAVVRVIMSIVLVAAWAMPNVAAALVFKWMFQPGYGVVGWLLTQLKIFGNIRNLSWTSNTNLAFCCIGLIIVWQAVPYIAITLYAAQKQIAPEYAEAAAVDGASKTRIYWQITVPILAPQLTAITILSCIWDFNVFNQIWLLTQGGPRESTATVGVFTYKKAFINFSIGQGSAISVVTTLILFFATVYYIRRLLKNGDEL
- a CDS encoding extracellular solute-binding protein, with product MRRIYGKCTAYAVITLAMAIMLSGCSIGAPTSSVSSQSSSKNGITVWVMQDDFTKETLNAINKQFEAQTGVRVHVQVQPWDGISTKLTTALSTSRPPDVVDIGNTKIADFAASGGLLDITEHEKMLSQGKRWLKGLREPAIYKDKLYAVPAFAASRVVIYNKRIWSSAGITNQPTTFTQLISALNTIKQAHKNEADFSAMYLPGQNWFAGMQFVWDCGGSLASFNGMQWHSSAISKKTLQGLKKWADFQNAFSTEASRSAEINNPDQAQILAQQKASAVLTNSAAVTKAISINPSLSRKDFATFPMPSINGKGIQPSVLAGSDWAIPSRSSNVALALKWIRIAASPLIQRKWIVEHDGWLPNSIDLLDEYLHSRDLDEVQKGFFETARVSQSTPAAPGWSTIEADGSLKELFASSAMSAKSVLQAARVFHDHAQEIFSHNQVGGDL
- a CDS encoding PTS sugar transporter subunit IIC, with protein sequence MARNTMMDFLSNKLAPFGEKVAAQRHLKALREGVLMAMPLVLIGSIFTLIGSFPIEAWTKWLHTHGELDALLSTMANNSFGLIGLATAFGISYRLAESYKTDGPSAGVLAIGAFLLVTPPIASKEGANGIPYGLIGGKGLFTAIVIAFITAEIYRQFIQRKFTIKMPKSVPEAVGHSFAALVPGTVIIVLFAIVTKVLQVTGIGSLNNLLAIIVGTPLALIGATLPGTFVAVLLNSVFWFCGVNGGQVVGSVMNPIWLQQADANRIALQAGHALPNIITAPFMDLFVYMGGGGATIGLALCLLFFSRSREYKTLGRISGIPALFNINTAILFSFPTVLNPIMIFPFIFTPIINAVVTYGAMATGLVPYTTGVALPWTTPPIIGGFLATGSWQGAILQALLVVLSFIIYFPFFKAADAAHSKAEKDLMDSKNSATSKED
- a CDS encoding DUF4838 domain-containing protein encodes the protein MLSKTLYVQANPNTGEFIYNEMERLCKRMFGMKITPASTLEEADFKLLSDEQKQRANLKDAFSLKVTSAKISIHTNTDVALLIAVYRFAYEFGARFLRPGRSNEILPSLSEEDFEKANIQLDETASFAHRGVCIEGADKIENIVDFIDWLPKIGMNSFFIQFENPYPFLKRWYEHEFNPYQEKEPFSIDIAQQMSDSVDEAMQKRGIVQHRVGHGWTGEVLGYSSKYGWESGVSLPEDKKPLVAEIAGKRELFNGAPILTSLDFANPEVTKQLVDIVVSYAQEHSDVDYLHVWLSDACNNICECEECKKTFPSDQYVDFLNALDKKLTEKGFDTHICFLLYHELLFAPEHAKIANPERFTMMFAPISRTFEKSYADVDYKNGIPQTEAYNRNNTVMPNSLEENLSYLFSWKKAFQGDGFVYDYPLGRAHYGDLGYMAISSTIYRDIAHLSKLGLDGYISCQELRAGFPHNFPNYVMGSMLWNNTRTYDDIKQEYFASLYGNSWKTAVDWLQTVSYLSSCDYFNAIGERINLKQSEQFNAIACLADSMVTTISKQISNETGHIANEWLLLSWHREYVKKLSQALREISCGHNEQAQQYWYEFLDFIRREENNIQPNLDVYRVIEVAKNYAGFKL
- the galK gene encoding galactokinase, whose amino-acid sequence is MPVSFIEAVKNDDGARQATSLFSETFGEYCRMRLQDNGGVWASPGRVNIIGEHTDYNEGLCLPIALPHRTFVALHPRRDTKVRVVSSVNPMSIEQADLDHLHAGDVKGWAAYAIGVAWALRKAGYLKVRGFDAAFVSCVPLGSGLSSSAAMTCSIALALSDAFDLGLSDSDVGRVQLIHAAIMAENEMAGASTGGLDQNASLRCVEGNALLLDCKKDLTPLQSVSQQPFDLAANNLELLVVDTCAPHQLNDGQYAARRMMCQEAAQALNVSSLRAVADSISNSEDSQQTLQDTLNRVQKLGGETMMRRVRHVVTEINRVREFVEAFHKTDITLAGELMNQSHNSLRDDYEVTVPELDTAVDVARNEGAYGARMTGGGFGGSIIALVDTNRAKPIAQAIADEFAKRGFAAPRALSAVPSSSGERIL